One Blattabacterium cuenoti DNA window includes the following coding sequences:
- a CDS encoding PaaI family thioesterase yields the protein MQKKIQKLLFELNKLRKNTLMNTLGIKYIFVGKNFLVAKMPINKKVLQPSGFLHGGATISLAESVGCLLSTLNTNKEDFNIFNIEISANHIRSIKKGILFANAKIVHKGKTLHLIQIKISNKNKDIISLCKMTNIIIPRK from the coding sequence ATGCAAAAAAAGATTCAAAAGTTATTGTTTGAATTAAATAAACTTAGAAAAAATACACTAATGAATACTCTTGGCATAAAATATATATTCGTTGGAAAAAATTTTTTAGTGGCAAAAATGCCTATTAATAAAAAAGTATTGCAACCTTCAGGATTTCTTCATGGAGGTGCTACAATTTCTTTAGCTGAGAGTGTTGGATGTTTGCTATCTACTTTGAATACAAACAAAGAGGATTTTAATATTTTTAATATTGAAATTTCTGCCAATCATATAAGATCTATTAAAAAAGGGATTCTTTTTGCAAATGCAAAAATTGTTCATAAAGGAAAAACACTTCATTTGATTCAAATTAAAATTTCGAACAAAAATAAGGATATTATTAGTTTATGCAAAATGACAAATATCATAATTCCGAGGAAATAG
- a CDS encoding isopentenyl-diphosphate Delta-isomerase produces MEGLFHSAVSVFVFDNSKNNNLLMLQRRSSKKYHSSLLWTNTSCSHPKKNESVLKAAHRCLIEEMGFDCFLEKKFCFSYHESFSNGLIENELDHVFVGNYSYPPVINTKEVDNWKWMSLKKLIEDVNISPNSYTIWLKIIIKNYLTKLNIK; encoded by the coding sequence ATAGAAGGATTATTTCACAGCGCAGTTTCTGTTTTTGTATTTGATAATTCGAAAAATAACAATCTGTTAATGTTACAAAGAAGATCATCAAAAAAGTATCATTCTTCTCTACTTTGGACTAATACATCTTGTAGTCATCCCAAAAAAAATGAATCTGTTTTGAAAGCAGCGCATCGTTGTTTAATAGAAGAAATGGGGTTTGATTGCTTTTTAGAGAAAAAATTTTGTTTTAGCTATCATGAATCATTCAGTAATGGATTAATAGAAAATGAATTAGATCATGTTTTTGTAGGAAATTATTCTTATCCTCCTGTAATAAATACTAAAGAAGTAGATAATTGGAAATGGATGTCTTTGAAAAAATTAATCGAAGATGTTAATATTTCTCCAAATTCTTATACTATTTGGTTAAAAATAATTATAAAAAACTATCTAACAAAATTGAAT